The nucleotide window ATTGCGGAGGTGAAAACCGGGGCCGACCCCTTTTTCGATCTGCTGCGCCAGCGTCTTGTCCAGTCCGAGCCCCCACATGAGCTCCGGCCGTCTGCTTCGCTTAATCATCTTGGCCATGTCTCCGTAACTCCTTGCATGCGTCAAAGCATTGACGGACTTCCCTGTCCGCACAGGGGGTTGAGCAAAAACGGGGCCAAAAGGCGCGCGTGGGAGTTTTATGGCCTGGAACAAGGAAAAAGGCGGCGGATAATAGCCTGAATTGAAAGTGAATTCTTATTGCATATAGCTGGGAGGCCAGGGCGCGGCCAAGGAAAAGATTGCCGTGCCCCGACGGGCAAGCCATTGACAAACAGGGCCTGATGCGGTTCCTAGCTATGTATGGCGAAAAAACAGCGTATCTGGGGCACGTTGGACCCCTTTGTCCAGGGCGGCCCGGTCATGGGCCGGATAGTGGCCAACACCGCGTTCCTGAACAACCTGCTCCGGGCCGATCCCTTCGACGAGTATCATTTCTTCCTCCCGGACCGGAAGGCCGTGGAGTCCCTGTCGAATCATCTGAAAAGAATCGTCCCGGACATGTCCGGGAGCAACCGGCTCCGCTTCATGCCCAGGCGCGAGCTGCCCGCCATGTTGGGGGCGACCGCCTACCACTGTTTTCACCTCTCCGACTGCATCACCCACCAGCCCTTCGTGGCCCGCGTGCGCAATCGGTACAGCCCGGAAACATTCCCCGTCACCGGGGTCATCCACTCCCTGAGTTACGCCCAGTATCCTGAGGCCTTCCTGAAGCATTTGTGGCCGGGAACCACGGCAAGGGACTGCATCGTGTGCACCTCCGGGGACGGCAGACAGACCGTTGAGCGCTATTTCGAGTCCCTGCGCGACGGGTTCGGTCTCAGCCGGGAGAGCCATCCCGCGCCATCCCTGGCCCGGATTCCCCTGGGGGTGGACACGGAGACGCTCAGGCCCGGACAGGAGGAAAAAACCGGCCCGGTGCGGCTGCTCGTGTTCGGTCGTATTTCCCACACCTCCAAGATGGACCTGGTGCCGCTCGTCCGCGCCGTGCACCGGTTGGTGCAGGACGGCCTGGACCCGGAGTCCGTGGAACTGGTGCTGGCGGGCTGGGACGACAACCGGTCGATCCACTATCAGGACACCCTGACCCATCTGGCCCGCAACGCCGGCATCCCGCTCACCGTGAAGCTGCGGCCCACCGAGGCGGAGAAGATCCGCCTGTTCCGGGAGGCCGACATATTCGTGTCCATCGCGGACAACCCGCAGGAGACCTTCGGCATCACGCTGGTGGAAGCCGGGGCCTTCGGCCTGCCCGTGGTCGCTTCGGACTACGACGGGTACAAGGATATCGTGTCCCACAACGAGACCGGCCTGTTGGTGGAAACCGTGGGTCCGGCCCGGACTCCGGACCTGGACGCCATGGCCCCGCTCTCGTTCGACAGCGACTACCACCTGGGGTTGGCCCAGCGCACGGCGGTGTCCATCCCGGCCCTGGCCCATGCGTTGGGCAGGCTCATCGAGTCGCCGGACCTGCGCCGGTCCATGGGCGCGGCGGCACGGGCGCGGGTGGAGGAAACCTTTTCCTGGCCTGCGGTCATCGACCGGTACGTCCGCCTGTGGGACGCGCTGTGGGAGGAACCGGTGGACGCGGAACCCCTGCGGGACGCGCCCCATCCCCTGGCCCCGGATTTTGCCCGGTTGTTCGGCCACTACCCGACCCGCGCCCTGTCCGCCGACGTCATGCTTCAGGCGGGCCGTACGGGCGAGGCCTTCTACCGCGACAAGGACTACCCGAATCTCTACGCGGGCATGCACGACGCCATCGACCTCGACGTGATCAGGAAAATCGTGTTTTTCACGCGCAAGCCGGTTGACACTGTCACCCTGATGGGCAAGGTTTTCGGCATCGCGTCCCACCTGGATGTCACCAAAGTAGAAAATCATATCCTGTGGGCGCTGAAGCAGGATATCCTGCAAATCATGTAAATCGAATCACAACCCCCTGCCCGCCCGGCAAAGGGCGCCGCGTCGCGTACCCCGCGAAGCGGCGCCGGGAAGTTCGGGAAGGGAGAGGGGATGGGGGTTCGGGGGAAGGGGAGAGGGAGAGCCCTTTTCAAAGGGGTTCCCTCTCCCCTTCCCCCGACCGCCGGAGGCATCTCATGAAAGCTCTCAGAGCGGCGCGGATGGAGCGGTGTATCGGCTGCCATTCGTGTTCATTGGCCTGCGCCCGCCTGGTGCACAAGGTCCTGTCCTGGAACAAGGCGGGCATCCGCATATCCTCGTCCGGAGGATTGTCCACGGGTTTCGAGGCCCGCGTCTGCCTTTCCTGCCACCCGGCCCCGTGCGCCGAGGCGTGCCCCACCGGTTCCCTGACCCAGCGTCGCGACGGCGGCGTGCTGCAGAAGAAGAATCTGTGCATCCGTTGCGGGGAGTGCGCCAAGGCGTGCCCCGTGGACGCCATCTTCCTCGACCATGAGGTGAACCCCTACGTCTGCCTCAACTGCGGCCAGTGCGTGCCGTTCTGTCCCCACGACTGCCTGGAGATGGTCGAACTGCCCAAGAGGGAAGCCGAAGGAGGTGCCCGATGATCAGGGATTACTTCCGCATCATGATGGTCAATTTGACCACGGGAAAGACCACCATCGTCGAGCTTCCGGGCCGGGGCGACTACCTGGGCGGAGCCGGGCTGGCGGCGCATCTGTTCGACAAATACGGGCATGTGGACCGAGACTGGGACGACCCGGAGCAGCCGCTGATTTTCGCCATCGGGCCGCTGACCGGTTACTTCCCGCTCATGAGCAAGACGTGCTGCGCCTTTCGCTCCCCGTACCACAATCAGTATACCGAGAGTTACGCTGGCGGGAAGTCCGCCCTGTCCCTGCGATTTGCCGACCTGGACGCCCTGGTGGTCACGGGCCGGGCCAAGCGGCTGACCGCGCTCTGCGTGGGGTCCCGCCGGGTGGAGACCCGCGACGTGGAGTACCTGCGCGGCTTTGACGCCATCCACACCGGGCGCGTGCTGCGCAAGATGTTCCCCGGCTCCGGTCGGCGGTCCATCCTGCGTATCGGACCGGCGGGCGAGAACCTGTCCTCCTACGCCTGCATCAACGTGGACACCTTCCGCCACTTCGGGCGCATGGGCGGCGGCACGGCCATGGGGGCCAAGAACCTGAAGGGCATCTGCATCCTGGGCGACCGGGGCTTCGGCCTGCCCGAAGGCAAGGAATACCCCAAGCTGTACAAGGAAATATTCAAGCAGCTGACCACCACCGAGATGATGGCCAAGTATCACGGCCTGGGCACGGCGGTGAACATCAACCCGCTCAACGAGTTGAAGAGCCTGCCCTGGAAGAACCTGCAGCAGACGTCGAGCCCCGAAGCCGACGGCATTTCCGGCGAGACCTTTGCGGACGATACGCTGCTCAGGAACGCGGCCTGCGCGGGCTGCCCGGTGGGCTGCATCCACGTGGGCTTCGTGCGCGAGCAGTTCCAGACCAACAACCAGTACCTGTACCGCCAGGTGGGCTACGACTACGAGCCGATCTTCTCCTGCGGCGGCATGCTCGAGGTCACGGACGCGTCCGATGTCCTGCGCATCCTGGACGTCATCGAGAAGGAAGGGTTGGACTGCATGTCCGCGGGCGTGGCCCTGGCCTGGGCCACCGAGGCCCTGGAAAAGGGCGTGGTCTCCACCGAGGAGACCGTGCTCGACCTCAAGTGGGGCGACGCCGAGACCTACATGAAGGCCGTGGAATTGATCAGCCGTCCGCCCAACGAGTTTTACGCGCTGATCGCCAAGGGCACCATGCGCTGCGCCGAACGATACGGCGGCCAGGATTTCGCCTGCGTGCTCGGCCAGGAGATGGCAGGTTACGCCACGGGCGAGGTCTTCTTCGTGTCCGAGGGGCTGGGCTTCCGCCACTCCCACCTGGACTCCGGGGGCTACGCCTACGACCAGAAGCACGAGGACAAGGACGTGAAAAGGGCGCTGGATTTCCTGGTCCAGGACGGCCGCGAGCGCATCGTGCTCAACTGCATG belongs to Pseudodesulfovibrio portus and includes:
- a CDS encoding glycosyltransferase family 4 protein, which produces MAKKQRIWGTLDPFVQGGPVMGRIVANTAFLNNLLRADPFDEYHFFLPDRKAVESLSNHLKRIVPDMSGSNRLRFMPRRELPAMLGATAYHCFHLSDCITHQPFVARVRNRYSPETFPVTGVIHSLSYAQYPEAFLKHLWPGTTARDCIVCTSGDGRQTVERYFESLRDGFGLSRESHPAPSLARIPLGVDTETLRPGQEEKTGPVRLLVFGRISHTSKMDLVPLVRAVHRLVQDGLDPESVELVLAGWDDNRSIHYQDTLTHLARNAGIPLTVKLRPTEAEKIRLFREADIFVSIADNPQETFGITLVEAGAFGLPVVASDYDGYKDIVSHNETGLLVETVGPARTPDLDAMAPLSFDSDYHLGLAQRTAVSIPALAHALGRLIESPDLRRSMGAAARARVEETFSWPAVIDRYVRLWDALWEEPVDAEPLRDAPHPLAPDFARLFGHYPTRALSADVMLQAGRTGEAFYRDKDYPNLYAGMHDAIDLDVIRKIVFFTRKPVDTVTLMGKVFGIASHLDVTKVENHILWALKQDILQIM
- a CDS encoding aldehyde ferredoxin oxidoreductase N-terminal domain-containing protein, which translates into the protein MIRDYFRIMMVNLTTGKTTIVELPGRGDYLGGAGLAAHLFDKYGHVDRDWDDPEQPLIFAIGPLTGYFPLMSKTCCAFRSPYHNQYTESYAGGKSALSLRFADLDALVVTGRAKRLTALCVGSRRVETRDVEYLRGFDAIHTGRVLRKMFPGSGRRSILRIGPAGENLSSYACINVDTFRHFGRMGGGTAMGAKNLKGICILGDRGFGLPEGKEYPKLYKEIFKQLTTTEMMAKYHGLGTAVNINPLNELKSLPWKNLQQTSSPEADGISGETFADDTLLRNAACAGCPVGCIHVGFVREQFQTNNQYLYRQVGYDYEPIFSCGGMLEVTDASDVLRILDVIEKEGLDCMSAGVALAWATEALEKGVVSTEETVLDLKWGDAETYMKAVELISRPPNEFYALIAKGTMRCAERYGGQDFACVLGQEMAGYATGEVFFVSEGLGFRHSHLDSGGYAYDQKHEDKDVKRALDFLVQDGRERIVLNCMVGCLFSRGVYKDDLLAEAMASVGYGELHGSVAEIGARVQKLRWRLRLRMGYRPDKVRIPKRYTEITTWKGPLDTDYMEALRAGYAARILEMGAPVDEPGDKEDD
- a CDS encoding 4Fe-4S binding protein, which encodes MKALRAARMERCIGCHSCSLACARLVHKVLSWNKAGIRISSSGGLSTGFEARVCLSCHPAPCAEACPTGSLTQRRDGGVLQKKNLCIRCGECAKACPVDAIFLDHEVNPYVCLNCGQCVPFCPHDCLEMVELPKREAEGGAR